The Psilocybe cubensis strain MGC-MH-2018 chromosome 7, whole genome shotgun sequence genome has a window encoding:
- a CDS encoding Methylenetetrahydrofolate reductase 1 codes for MKITQKIEQSTKDNKIWWSFEYFPPRTAQGLQNLLDRIERMRALGPEFIDITWNAGGRTSDLTAEMVKTCQGLIGIETCMHLTCTNMPKEKVDIALREAKQSGCRNVLALRGDPPMGKEEWEAVDGGFVHGIDLVKHIRRDYGDYFDIAVAGFPEHMTLPKEELDKEIYYLKQKIDAGVSFIFTQMFYDVDLFINWVKAIRAAGITIPVVPGIAPIQTWNGFQRATSLAKITIPKLFLDALEPVKNDDEKVREVGTRLVADMCRKILDADIGIRGLHFYTMNLEKGTKMLLEELNLVPRIETIKPLPWRQSLTPNRRHETIRPIFWANRTKSYISRTENWDEYPNGRFGDSRSPAYGELDGYGVWIKQTKEDALKLWGHPITFADLSALFTKFCSSELKALPWSDQQASIETSVISKQLAQINELGFLTINSQPAVNGARSDDKVFGWGPSNGYVYQKAYLEFFVNPTLLSLLLTQIERDKNITYYVINKRGDLRTNNHSDGPNAVTWGVFPGKEIIQPTIVEAVSFMAWKDEAFELGAQWAKLYEHDSPSNKLIADFMETSFLVNVVHNDFHDPDAIFRPFYKAGAEYLAQKSKSTAVNGH; via the exons ATGAAAATCACGCAAAAGATCGAACAGTCCACCAAGGACAACAAAATATGGTGGTCATTCGAATACTTTCCACCACGGACTGCCCAG GGTCTGCAAAACCTTCTGGATCGCATAGAGCGCATGCGAGCACTTGGGCCCGAGTTTATTGACATTACATG GAATGCTGGAGGAAGAACCTCTGATCTCACCGCCGAGATGGTAAAAACATGTCAGGGCCTAATTGGTATTGAGACTTGTATGCATCTTACGTGCACCAATATGCCTAAGGAAAAGGTCGACATTGCATTGCGG GAAGCAAAACAAAGTGGCTGCAGGAATGTTTTGGCTCTTCGAGGCGATCCCCCAATGGGCAAGGAGGAATGGGAAGCTGTTGATGGTGGTTTCGTTCATGGCATTGATCTCGTAAAACATATCAGACGAGACTATGGCGACTACTTCGATATTGCTGTCGCCGGTTTCCCAGAACATATGACACTCCCCAAAGAAGAGCTCGACAAAGAGATATACTACCTGAAGCAAAAGATCGATGCTGGAGTTAGCTTTATCTTCACTCAGATGTTTTACGACGTCGACCTTTTCATCAACTGGGTGAAGGCCATTCGTGCTGCTGGCATTACTATTCCAGTGGTCCCAGGTATCGCTCCTATACAAACCTGGAACGGCTTCCAACGTGCTACAAGTCTGGCCAAAATCACTATTCCCAAGTTATTCCTTGACGCACTAGAACCGGTCAAGAATGACGATGAGAAGGTTCGAGAGGTCGGTACACGTCTTGTTGCTGATATGTGTCGCAAAATATTGGATGCCGATATCGGGATTCGTGGCCTTCATTTCTACACCATGAACTTGGAGAAGGGTACGAAAATGTTGCTTGAGGAATTAAACTTGGTACCCAGAATCGAAACCATTAAACCCTTACCCTGGAGACAA TCTCTTACACCTAATCGGCGCCATGAGACTATCCGTCCCATCTTCTGGGCGAACAGGACCAAATCCTACATCTCAAGAACAGAGAACTGGGACGAGTACCCTAATGGCCGTTTTGGTGACTCCCGCAGTCCTGCATATGGTGAACTTGACGGCTACGGTGTCTGGATCAAGCAGACA AAAGAAGATGCACTCAAACTATGGGGCCATCCGATCACGTTTGCCGATCTCTCAGCGTTGTTCACCAAGTTCTGTTCCTCTGAATTGAAGGCCTTACCTTGGTCAGACCAACAGGCTTCAATCGAAACTTCGGTCATCTCGAAGCAACTGGCCCAAATCAATGAACTCGGATTCTTGACCATCAACTCGCAACCAGCTGTCAATGGTGCACGGAGCGACGACAAAGTGTTTGGGTGGGGCCCCAGCAATGGCTATGTTTACCAAAAG GCGTATCTCGAGTTCTTCGTCAACCCtacccttctttctctgctTCTAACACAGATCGAACGTGATAAGAATATTACGTATTATGTCATTAATAAACGAGGCGATCTGCGCACAAACAATCACTCAGACGGGCCAAATGCCGTCACTTGGGGAGTGTTTCCTGGCAAGGAAATCATTCAACCTACCATTGTGGAGGCAGTGAGTTTCATGGCCTGGAAG GACGAGGCCTTTGAGCTTGGTGCCCAATGGGCTAAGCTGTACGAACACGACTCTCCCTCCAACAAACTCATCGCGGATTTCATGGAAACATCGTTCTTAGTTAACGTTGTCCATAATGACTTCCATGACCCAGACGCCATCTTCAGGCCCTTCTATAAGGCCGGCGCTGAATACCTCGCACAAAAGTCTAAATCCACTGCCGTCAATGGCCACTAA